The proteins below are encoded in one region of Meriones unguiculatus strain TT.TT164.6M chromosome 18, Bangor_MerUng_6.1, whole genome shotgun sequence:
- the LOC132648983 gene encoding olfactory receptor 4K3-like yields MGEGNQSVVSEFILWGLSNSWNIQLSLFVIVLMLYLLIVSGNITILVLIITDPHLHSPMYFLLANLSFVDMWLSTITTPKMITDFLRENKTISFAGCMCQIFFAHCIAAGEMVLLVIMAYDRYVAICKPLHYFTIMNLKRCTGFVLSSWTTGFVHAMSHLVVIVELPFCGPKEIDSFFCDMPLVIKLACIDSPVLDVLTNADCGVVAVTCFILLLISYTYILITVQQSSKAGAHKALSTCTAHITVVMIFFLPCIFIYVWPLNITWLDKFLAVFYSVFTPLLNPAIYTLRNKDMKNAMKRFISNYFGPKGNF; encoded by the coding sequence ATGGGTGAGGGCAATCAGTCTGTGGTGTCAGAATTTATACTTTGGGGACTTTCCAACTCATGGAATATTCAGCTCTCACTCTTTGTGATAGTTTTAATGCTTTATCTTCTCATTGTTTCTGGAAATATTACCATTCTGGTTTTAATCATCACTGACCCGCATCTGCATTCTCCCATGTACTTCCTGTTGGccaacctgtcttttgttgatatGTGGCTTTCTACGATCACCACTCCTAAAATGATCACAGACTTTCTCAGGGAAAACAAGACCATTTCCTTTGCAGGCTGTATGTGTCAGATCTTCTTTGCTCACTGCATCGCTGCAGGAGAGATGGTGTTGTTGGTGATAATGgcttatgaccgctatgtggccatctgcaagCCACTGCATTACTTCACCATCATGAACCTGAAGAGATGTACTGGGTTTGTGTTGAGTTCCTGGACAACTGGATTTGTACATGCCATGAGTCACCTGGTAGTGATTGTGGAGCTGCCATTTTGTGGACCTAAGGAAATAGACAGTTTTTTCTGTGATATGCCATTGGTAATCAAGCTAGCTTGCATAGATTCCCCTGTTTTGGATGTTCTAACAAATGCTGACTGTGGGGTTGTGGCTGTAACCTGCTTTATTCTGTTGCTCATATCCTATACATATATCCTAATCACTGTACAGCAGAGCTCTAAAGCTGGGGCACATAAGGCCCTGTCCACGTGCACTGCCCACATCACAGTGGTGATGATCTTTTTTTTACCTTGCATCTTCATCTATGTGTGGCCCCTCAATATCACCTGGTTGGATAAATTTCTTGCTGTGTTTTACTCTGTTTTCACACCTCTCCTCAACCCAGCTATTTATACTCTGAGAAATAAAGACATGaaaaatgccatgaaaagattCATAAGCAACTATTTTGGTCCCAAAGGAAATTTCTAA